In Leptospiraceae bacterium, one DNA window encodes the following:
- a CDS encoding bifunctional diaminohydroxyphosphoribosylaminopyrimidine deaminase/5-amino-6-(5-phosphoribosylamino)uracil reductase, producing the protein MKNIYNITHEIEEELVKQSFLAMGYSSPNPPVGCVLSDLEGNILSKGHTQKTGFDHAEISAYNNFTKTGVSHNVFVTLEPCTHTGKTPPCADTILKKRPESVFYGLKDPNPLVVDSSFEKKYSDEKIDISKSDEIQKIAKAYLNGFLSRIHFGRPAVLVKIVETKEGFFGSQDESVRISSPESDNMSQLLRAKFDGIIVGPKTISMDKPLLDFRKIKSRENNYKVTQNENLFFSNLFSISGDDSVISFHSENSEDYQPFRIFVLSREEEVSEDFLIKQFEINEKHKSKKAIFFLLDSRRKNINCISEKTIINLKKLTLHEIFPISEEEIPSKIFDSLKKLELNTLIVEGGNLLYRAFTKNLSRYDSILKITGNSVSLKKGILPELNYQNTCRNFRAEIGRDTWEVFGCLPES; encoded by the coding sequence TTGAAAAATATTTATAATATAACCCATGAGATTGAGGAAGAGCTTGTTAAGCAATCTTTTTTGGCTATGGGTTATTCTTCCCCCAACCCACCCGTAGGGTGTGTTCTTTCTGATTTAGAAGGGAATATACTATCCAAAGGGCATACTCAAAAAACAGGCTTCGATCACGCTGAAATTTCTGCCTATAATAATTTTACAAAAACAGGTGTGTCGCATAACGTATTTGTCACCCTCGAACCCTGTACTCATACAGGTAAAACTCCTCCTTGTGCAGATACAATTTTAAAAAAAAGACCAGAATCTGTATTTTATGGATTGAAAGACCCAAACCCGCTTGTCGTGGATAGTAGTTTTGAAAAAAAATATTCAGATGAAAAAATTGATATATCTAAATCAGATGAAATACAAAAAATTGCAAAAGCCTATTTAAATGGATTTTTATCCAGAATTCATTTTGGACGACCGGCAGTTTTGGTAAAAATCGTCGAAACCAAGGAAGGATTTTTTGGGTCTCAAGATGAGTCTGTTAGAATTTCCTCTCCAGAGTCCGATAATATGAGCCAACTGTTAAGAGCCAAATTTGATGGAATTATAGTCGGTCCAAAAACTATTTCTATGGATAAGCCTTTATTAGATTTTCGTAAAATTAAAAGCCGAGAAAATAATTACAAAGTTACTCAAAATGAAAATTTGTTTTTTTCAAATCTTTTTTCTATTTCGGGGGATGATTCTGTAATCTCGTTTCATTCTGAAAATAGTGAAGATTATCAACCCTTTCGGATTTTTGTTTTAAGCCGAGAAGAAGAAGTGTCGGAAGATTTTCTTATCAAGCAATTTGAAATTAATGAAAAGCATAAATCTAAAAAAGCAATTTTTTTCCTGTTGGATAGTCGAAGGAAAAATATAAATTGCATATCCGAAAAAACGATTATAAATCTGAAAAAGTTGACTCTCCATGAAATCTTTCCAATCTCTGAAGAAGAAATTCCTTCGAAAATATTTGATTCCTTGAAAAAATTAGAATTAAATACTCTTATTGTAGAGGGTGGGAATTTGTTGTATAGGGCGTTCACAAAAAATTTATCTCGTTACGATTCGATCCTAAAAATTACGGGGAATTCAGTTTCTTTAAAGAAAGGAATCCTGCCCGAGTTGAATTACCAAAATACATGTAGAAATTTTCGAGCAGAGATTGGAAGAGATACTTGGGAGGTGTTTGGATGTTTACCGGAATCATAG